From the Lolium rigidum isolate FL_2022 chromosome 2, APGP_CSIRO_Lrig_0.1, whole genome shotgun sequence genome, one window contains:
- the LOC124691073 gene encoding RING-H2 finger protein ATL1-like, producing the protein MDAAGTDPVLPMPSALLFPPPLAPYRYYSPPSTSSPASSALAASRHHASLEITSLPLLVLTVLGILSISALLLTYYVLVIRCCLTWHTTSSPDSGSRLIISLSRRRRRHSNTHELPVVHGPAPDEAHHGLAEMAIRALPAFRYSKAMKDDDSTGSDTSECAVCLGEFQEEERIKLLPSCLHVFHAECIDTWLQGNANCPLCRAAITSTTQVPAADLQLHRQRPEEVIIQVQVASTDEEADRPEGDAAYLQAGKENTKADAHFHGDGSDSGSSEVICRL; encoded by the coding sequence ATGGATGCAGCAGGCACGGATCCCGTCCTCCCaatgccgtcggcgctactgttCCCGCCGCCGCTGGCACCTTACCGCTACTACTCGCCTCCTTCAACTTCTTCTCCGGCGTCGtccgcgttggcggcgtctcgccACCACGCTTCGCTGGAGATCACGAGCCTGCCGCTCCTGGTGCTCACCGTGCTGGGCATCCTCAGTATCTCCGCCCTCCTCCTCACCTACTACGTGCTCGTCATCCGCTGCTGCCTCACCTGGCACACCACCTCCTCCCCCGACTCCGGCAGCCGCCTCATCATCTCCCTGTCCCGCCGCCGCAGGCGCCACAGCAACACCCACGAACTCCCGGTGGTGCACGGGCCGGCGCCTGACGAGGCGCACCACGGGCTCGCCGAGATGGCCATCCGGGCGCTGCCGGCGTTCAGGTACAGCAAAGCCATGAAGGACGACGACAGCACTGGCAGTGACACGAGCGAGTGCGCGGTGTGCCTGGGCGAGttccaggaggaggagaggatcaAGCTCCTCCCGAGCTGCCTCCATGTCTTCCATGCGGAATGCATCGACACCTGGCTCCAGGGCAACGCAAACTGCCCGCTCTGCAGGGCAGCCATTACCAGCACCACACAGGTTCCAGCAGCAGACCTTCAGCTCCATAGGCAGAGACCAGAGGAGGTAATCATCCAGGTGCAGGTCGCCAGCActgacgaagaagccgacagaccGGAAGGTGACGCTGCATATTTGCAAGCCGGCAAGGAGAACACAAAGGCCGACGCTCACTTCCATGGAGATGGCAGTGACAGCGGCAGCAGTGAAGTAATTTGTAGGCTGTGA
- the LOC124688985 gene encoding protein KINESIN LIGHT CHAIN-RELATED 2-like — translation MALRRAASLLLRQRLRTFAPTPAPPKTLNPLPPHPRRHYSPRPAPALRASAAAAAVAEAAEEAFEAASTTNDLSAAFSRLETLLPPTDKRLALACLKLGQHLESTSSADPARVLELALRSIGILEACPGSPDAADSDAVSLAMALHLAGSASVDLTRFHDALAFLSRALRLLSPLLPSSKHAAAAQPDADEGFDVRPVAHAVRLQLANVKTAMGRREEALADMRACVDLKESILPPGSRELGVAYRDLAEAHAAVLDFKQALPFCQRALELHESALGRNSVELAHDRRLLGVIYTGLEQHEQALEQNEMSQKVMKKWGVAGDDLMHAEIDAANIKIALGKFGEAVSVLKEVAKKAEKDSEARALVFIYMAKALAHQEKVGDTKRCLEIACDILEKKELSEPDKVAEAYVEVSSLYEMVNEFDKAISLMKRSLWMLERIPQAQHMEGNVAARIGWLLLLTGKVTEAVPYLEDAAQRMKETFGPNHFGVGYVYNNLGAAYMEMDRPQSAAQMFALAKEIMDVSLGPQHSDTIETCQSLANAYSTMGSYSVAMEFQERVVASWRNHGHSARDKLKEAKRLYEEIQMKAIAFMSPDDSVIALPEPRQHEVDSNSKKVAQPEPQQHEIDSNSKKVAQQ, via the exons ATGGCGCTACGCAGAGCCGCTTCCCTCCTCCTCAGACAGCGTCTCCGTACCTTTGCTCCGACCCCCGCGcctcccaaaaccctaaaccctctgCCGCCCCATCCCCGCCGCCATTACTCCCCGCGGCCCGCGCCCGCGCTCCGCGcgtccgcggccgccgccgccgtcgccgaggcggcagaggaggcgttcgaggcggcctccaccaccaacgacctctccgccgccttctcccgcCTCGAGACCTTGCTCCCGCCCACCGACAAGCGCCTCGCGCTCGCCTGCCTCAAGCTCGGCCAGCACCTCGAGTCAACCTCCTCCGCCGACCCCGCCCGCGTCCTCGAGCTCGCCCTCCGCTCCATCGGGATCCTCGAGGCCTGCCCCGGATCCCCCGACGCGGCCGACTCCGACGCCGTCTCGCTCGCCATGGCCCTCCAcctcgccggctccgcctccgtcgACCTCACCCGCTTCCACGACGCGCTCGCCTTCCTCTCCCGCGCCCTCCGCCTCCTCTCCCCGCTCCTCCCGTCGTCCaaacacgccgccgccgcccagcccGACGCCGACGAAGGGTTCGACGTGAGGCCCGTGGCGCACGCGGTGCGGCTGCAGCTCGCCAACGTGAAGACGGCGATGGGGAGGCGGGAGGAGGCGCTCGCCGACATGCGCGCCTGCGTGGACCTCAAGGAGTCCATCCTGCCGCCGGGCAGCCGGGAGCTCGGCGTCGCGTACCGGGACCTCGCGGAGGCGCACGCTGCCGTGCTCGACTTCAAGCAGGCGCTGCCCTTCTGCCAGAGGGCGCTGGAGCTGCACGAGTCCGCCCTGGGCAGGAACTCGGTCGAGCTCGCGCATGACCGCCGGCTGCTCGGCGTAATATACACTGGTCTGGAGCAGCACGAGCAGGCGCTGGAGCAGAACGAGATGTCGCAGAAGGTGATGAAGAAGTGGGGTGTGGCTGGCGACGATCTCATGCATGCTGAGATCGATGCGGCCAACATCAAGATCGCGTTGGGGAAGTTTGGCGAGGCCGTGAGCGTTTTGAAGGAAGTCGCTAAGAAGGCGGAGAAGGATAGCGAGGCGCGAGCTCTGGTGTTCATATATATGGCGAAGGCACTCGCACACCAGGAGAAGGTTGGGGACACCAAGAGGTGCTTGGAGATCGCTTGCGACATTCTAGAGAAGAAGGAGCTTTCCGAACCCGACAAGGTGGCCGAGGCGTATGTGGAGGTGTCCTCGCTGTACGAGATGGTGAATGAGTTTGACAAGGCAATATCTTTGATGAAGAGGAGCCTGTGGATGCTTGAACGGATCCCGCAGGCACAGCACATGGAGGGGAATGTCGCGGCCAGGATCGGGTGGCTGTTGCTTCTCACAGGGAAGGTGACTGAGGCCGTCCCTTATTTGGAGGATGCAGCGCAGAGGATGAAAGAGACCTTTGGGCCAAACCATTTTGGGGTAGGCTATGTGTATAACAACCTAGGGGCTGCCTATATGGAGATGGATCGCCCCCAGTCTGCCGCGCAGATGTTTGCGCTGGCAAAGGAAATCATGGATGTTTCCTTGGGGCCTCAACATTCAGATACAATTGAGACCTGCCAGAGCCTTGCCAATGCATACAGCACCATGGGAAG CTATTCTGTTGCTATGGAGTTCCAAGAGAGAGTGGTGGCTTCATGGCGAAACCATGGTCACAGCGCTAGGGATAAGCTCAAGGAAGCTAAGCGCCTCTACGAGGAGATCCAGATGAAGGCTATAGCGTTCATGTCACCTGATGATTCAGTAATTGCGTTGCCTGAGCCTCGGCAGCATGAAGTCGATTCAAATTCAAAGAAAGTTGCGCAACCTGAACCTCAGCAGCATGAAATCGATTCAAATTCAAAGAAAGTTGCACAACAGTAG